A part of Misgurnus anguillicaudatus chromosome 6, ASM2758022v2, whole genome shotgun sequence genomic DNA contains:
- the LOC129434058 gene encoding C-C motif chemokine 4-like isoform X4, whose protein sequence is MRHLMALMFLVIFCSLQLTSSAPVALDKSTCCFKFRNAQIPLKLVKSYYWTDSSCSKPAIVFQTEKKMICVDPETSWVSKHIAKVNMKTRTTTTMTTVQKPKPTQS, encoded by the exons ATGAGACATCTGATGGCTTTGATGTTTCTGGTGATCTTCTGCTCTCTGCAGCTGACTTCAAGCG CTCCAGTTGCCTTGGACAAATCAACATGCTGCTTTAAGTTCAGAAATGCACAGATTCCTCTGAAACTGGTGAAGTCGTACTATTGGACTGACAGCAGCTGCTCCAAACCAGCTATTGT GTTTCAGACAGAAAAAAAGATGATCTGTGTAGATCCAGAAACCAGCTGGGTGAGCAAGCACATCGCTAAAGTGAATATGAAAACTAGAACAACAACTACAATGACTACAGTACAAAAACCTAAACCGACACAGTCTTAA